The genome window gcatggatgaacaaggagctcctggacaaactcaaacaccAAAAgggacaggtagcctgggaggaatacagagaaattgactgagcagccagggatcaggtaAGGAAAGCTAAATCCCTGGTAGAGTTAAATCTGGCCAGGAACATCAATggcaagaaaagcttctgtaggTACGTTGGTGGTAAAAGGATGACTACGGGAAATGCAGGCGCTCACCAGAAGGAAGTGGGAGAGCTgggatatggagaaggctgaggtactttactgattttacctttttccatcTCTGCGTACACCTACAGTCCAGCTCCTTAACACATGCAAAGCGCTTCTACCAACTCAGCAGGCATTAGTATGGCTCAAGTTTTATGATTTTCTAGTTGGAGCTCTGTTTATCATcacaggttttttcttttcttgcttcaCATGGGTTTTTGCAATCCAGTCCAATTCATTGATTTTGGAAGCGCTGAGCATCTCTTTCTCCCGTGAAAATTCTTGGGAGAGCTGAAACACCAAGGTGACTAAGACTGCTCTTGGTTGACAGGGAAGCAATATTGTTAGAACTGTTTCTAATTACTAAGTTAAAGGAACAAAAACAGCTCCAACACTCTTAAAGCTATTAAACAAATGCAGCTTTCACTTTTAGAGACTGCTGTTCAGTCATAGGGCAAGTATTTAGTTACTCTGTGGGAAGGTACTAGAAACTACACTTGGTTTAAAAGTGCTGATGCTGAAGGGTATGACTACACATACGTGTCTTAATGTGAAAGTCAGGAATAAGGGAGGAATTAGCCAGGGAAGGAATAGACcaagctattaaaaaattaacatgcaaccaagcaatgaaaatacatttattgtGTTGCTTCCATAGTTTTTCTAAAGAATGAAGTTTGAAATCCAGTCTTCAGGTTCATACTAGACATTCTGGCCTGTTAATGCAGGAGCTTGTCTGGGTGGGAtttcatttctcaaaaaaaaatttgttattttgctgctgaaaaataGATCTTCTTATATTAGTTCTTACTTTAGTATGATGTTGGACACTATTACAGTACATTTATTTACTGGGCATATGtgattttaattactttgtttccATTCCTGATTTTACAGTCAAAATGGTCAAGATACTCATTTCTTCCCCTCAAGATTTTGAAGTTGCAAAATACAGTGTCCTTGAAAAACTAAGCTTTTCTGTAATGGTGAGAGAATATAGGAGGATCAGTAGATGAATAAGAGGTTTGCAGTTTTATACACATCAACAGTAACTTACATGTTATCATGTACTGCAATGCAGAGAGGAATATTGAAAAGTactttaatgttttcttctttcaatgCAGCCTAAGTCTACCCAGATAAAACTTCTCTATTATCACTGTAATTTTCTCACCAAAGTATTGCAGTAGAATAATATGTTTGCTTCTGACAAATGTATGTTATGTTGTCTGTTATGTGTTACATCTAATTTAAATCTTAAACTTTCTgattaaaaatctttcaaaacacagaaatgatgGAAATGTACAGCAATCAGTACAGTGAAGCCCTGAAAGGAGCTTCTGCTTGTTACTATGATACAAATAATGAataattctgctgcttttcagtgagTCATAGTGTATGGTTCTAAATGGGGTGAAAAACTGAAGTAGGACATGGGGAAGTACTTGGTACAATATCATGTGAATTAAGCAATAAATTGGGGATCAGAGGGCTTTATTGATCTCTCCATTTACTGCACCTCCgaggaaagcaaatattttgtacTTGCTGAATGACTATGTTCCCAAGAGCAATGAGTTTCCATTTAGATTATGTAGTTCACGTTTAAGATTTAACCAGTGTGTAacatgtagaaggtagaaacgtatataaatgtaaaagaatCACTAATAAATCaacatcttgcttgcatcaagctacGTCGCttctcttcattcgccgcaccTCAAGGCCACACACATTGACCTCTGTCTGCAAACTGGGAGGTGATTCCATGACTTCGTATGGTATCTTGTATTGTATGATTGCATCTATCAAATCGCTTTTTAATgtcattacagaaataaactaAACAGCAAAGACTGGAAGTTAAAGCTGAGTATGTAAAAAAGACGGGCAGATTTAGCAGTCAGGTTTGGAACAGTTTGCCAGGGAAAATGATGAACTCGCCTTCTCTGAAATCAAGTTTGGTTGTCTGTTATGaagctttgctttaaaaataaaacagtagcTTAAATGAAGACATAATTGGGTAAAATATCATGTAATGTGTTATAGAGGAAATCATGTCAAATGACCTCTTGATCCCTTCTAACCTTTTAAACTATGAACATTCATAGTGAATCAGCATGGGGTGTCCTCGGGATAGAAACTTGTCTAACTAGTTCAGTATTGTCCACTTTCATCTAAAGAGTTCAAAAGGATGGGAAACATAGTGCCTTCTCATGTAGATGTCATAGCATGCAGATTAAACATCATCTTCCCTGGAGCGCCATTCAGgtagggttttcttttctgtttatttagtGGATTTTCTGTGGATATGTCTACTAAGATGCCATCAAGTATTGAATAAATACATAGTtggacacagaaaaaaaataaaggtaaattAATCTCACTGTAACTATGCCTCTGCCTTGGCAGTTCTGCTGTGTATTTAAAATGGAACTTTAATCCTAGAAAATGCTTGTGCCAGATCTGTATGGCTTTATGCATTGTTCATTCTGCAAACAGCtttgtcctctgtttttcacagaTGAAGGTTTCTGCTGTGCTTGTAACCTTTCTGGTTTAGTTGTCGTCTTGTCTAAAATACATTCAGGGAAGTGAAtggtattttaaagaatgtaaTGTGTAAATAGAAACTGTACCTTGTAAACTTTCTATAACCTTTTTGGCAAAAACATTTGGGACTACCCATATGAAATCTGCTGTTGTCATTCCCTGTCCTCACAAAGTAAACAATATTCACTGTATtgttattaaataattatttaaatgcccattttctccctcttctggCAAACAAACTGCAAGACTAATTAAGACTGTGGAGAACAGCTCCTTAGACATTAGTGGCTGTGTTATAGGTATATGGATTTCTCAAGTCTACCTACCTCAAATTTGAGTAGAGAAGCATCCCAACAAAATGAGTGAGGTACTGCATAACTTGTACTGTTCATAAGGTAACACTGAATATGCTAAAACATAATAAACAGGAACAGTTTACTTTTGATGGGTAAAAGATGAAGAACAGTTTCACACCATGGACAGTGATACATTTGATCAggtttattattaaattattaattttaattataaattactttataattttatatttctattttataattaataaattaataatttaatgaTTAAATATTAAGCTGAGCATTCTCCAGAAAtgagttttcttctcagttgcACAGAATGCTATTACTTCTGTTTTATGCTTTGCCTTCTGAGAGTGTTTCAGCAGTGTCCAGTCATTTCtgttaaaacactttttttcttaactgttttgctgctgtttgtatttCATAGAAATGTGACTACAGTGTTTGATACAGATATTGCATTTGCAGCAATAGAAGTGAACAAAGAATTCACAGCTGAGGCTGGAACCAAGTAGCTTCAGAGTCATGCAATCACTATACTgataaaaaataagcaaaattttaaaccaTTATATTTGTAGGACTGTATTTAcaacatacacacaaatatttatagAATTAGTGTTTTATTTGATGGTATCTGGTCTTTCTACAAGATTTTGCATTCTGTTGTTACTGCTGCAGTGATTATTCTCAAaggcatttaaatattttcttttttcactaaTAAGTGAAAAAGACATAACTAGCACTTCTAGCACTCTGGATCACCTTGAAGCAGAAtccagctgtggctgtgtcACAGAAAAGCTCATCATAACCActggaaaacattaataaaacattaaataggAAAGGATCAGTTCAACCCATTTTACTTTCACCCACAGTAACTCCTTGCctgagaaatacatttaaaactttaaagtGTATCTTAAAATAGGTGGCTCCAGGTTGTTAGGAGTTGTTTCATTCTCctatattttttctgaagctctTGGCACTTTTAGTTATTTTCAGctccttttaatatttttatattttcttaaataagatAAAATGCTGCAGAGGTGAAATGTAAAGCCCTGGTGTTAACCAATCTGTCAGTCCGATGTTGAAATtgattaaaataagtaaaatgaCTGATAagattggtttttttccaacaatttcgttttttatttttcatacttttaatCGGAGATGCTTAGTTTAAATGTATTAGTTTAGGGATTTCTTTCTGATTGCTGCAATAATGCTGATAATTCCcccagggaaaggagaaggaaagagattCCTATTTGAGTTTTCAAACTGCAGACCTTTCCTTCCCTATTGGAAACACTCACATCTTCTTTGTTCCACTTTTGAAAGGCTTTGTTTTTTATAGCATCTCTGTTCATAGCAAGGACAGTATGCACTTctgatttatgtatttttttaattctagtaCTTCTCACAAACTGATGGTGGCAGTGACAGTTGTAAAAGGTGATATccgtgatttttttttttattttttttttttaaccttgtaGTAAGAATCCAgtgctgttttgcagaagagCGAATCAGGTAAGaacataaaaccacaaaattccTTTCTCAGGTTTTCATGTGAGACCTGGGATATAAGTAAAGGAAATGGAAGTTGCACTTTTCAGGCATTAAGAGTAAACCACATATATTgcttaaaactttaaaatacagctatatTCTGCTGTCATTCcataataagaaaaatgaagatacaTGGGTACATTTCTAATGAAATAGTACTTGTCCACTGGGCTGATgattttgtttctccttctaTAGGGTTGTATGCTTGTATTCCAACCAGAGTCTGAAACAGCATTTGAAGAAGAGCATCTGTCCAGtgaaattcttattttattagATTGCTGGAATTCTATGGCTGGTTCAGCTCTACAGCAAGCAAAGCAGATTGATTTATGTGTTTTGAGACTATGTGGTTTCAGACAAAGAGTGAATGTAGTCAAATTTGTCACAAGTGAGTTTCCCTATTTCCTTTTTACTTGAGCGCCACCTTTTACCTTCTTGTCATGGCTTAATTTTATGCACATCATTATtatcaaaccaaaacaataaacTGCAACCAGGAACATGTAGTAGCATGGAATACTTCTGTGATATTCCAGTCATAAAACTTAAACTTGTGTTTCCATATTGTTGCTACATAATATTTTGATGCTTTATATATCAATCTTTTATCACAGATTtcacagaattttcttctttttcaatgaacataataaatttatttggtATCACTGAAGGAGTTTATTACACTAAGTAGATCGGTTTGGTTGTATTctaaaaaatgcttctttgtaGGGGATGCTTATCATTGCAAAACTGTtatgcttctctttttttttttcttttttttttttttaatttcattcctttAGGCCATCTTCTaagatttttctgtaatttagtCTATTTGAAGTCTATTCTCCCCAGTAACAAGCACAGCCACATCTGAATATTAATTCCAGTTTGGCTTTAAGCGATTGCTTAAGTTATTATTTTGAAGCCAAGTAGCTGTCAGTGTTAggacatttttcagtatttctcccTAAATTTATCTTTTGGAGTCGCATACTTCTCATTGCCTGCTCACAGCAGAAAGAGATGAAATTACTGATTTCCTTCTGGAAATATATAATTTGTAAATGAAGGCACACTTTGCCCAAAGGACTTCCAGTGAAACGGAAAATGCTTTTGACACCAGAAGATCAGACAGACTACTTAGGACGGCAGATTTTGGTTAGTACCGTACATTGTCAGTGCTGGAAGTAGGCTTCTTATCTGTAACTGAAGCTCCTTGATGCTAGCATGCTGCGTAACACGCTAATATAATGGGTGTTTTGAAAATGGGAAGATAAGATGCAAATGATGATCAGTGCAGAGTAgcacaaagggaaaaacaacACTGTATACCTGTACGGTGTTGGGCTTCACCCAGAAAAAAGATGCTGGAGCCATTGTGAGTAGTCTTTTTGAAATGGTAGCCCAGTGTTCAGCAGCAGTCAAGGTAAACACTTGGGTAGCTGTATAAATCTGTATTGCTTATGGCATCTTGAATACTGTAGGCACTTATGGTCACTCCATCTCAAAGAGAAGAGCTAGAGAGACAGAAAGCGAAGATGGCCAGATATATGGAAGAACTGCTGTACAAGGAGAGGATTTGtcctgatatattttttttagcctCTGTTGAATCCTTACACAGTAATCTCTTTTCCAGGATAAACAGAAGAACAGTGGAATACAGATGGTTAGCTGCTCTTTCTCACCTCTTAAGGATAACAGTACACCCAGCAAAATAATCAGTcagcagatttaaaacaaaaaccaaacaatccTTTTCATGCATAATAAATAGTGGAACTTCTTGCTGTGCTTGATTTTGAGGCTAAACTGTAATTCAATTCAGAAAGTGGGTTAggcaaattaaaacataaatagcTTCTAAATGTACTAGTCTGGATGAAAACTCCAGTTCAAGATGTTCCCAAACCACCGATTACtgaaagctctgaaaataaTGTTGGAGAAAATTTACCATTTTCCTTACCTATTTTGCCTGTGCCTTTTGCCTAAGCCAGAGAAGATACAGCACTAGATGGATCTTAAGCTGTATCTTTGATAGTAATTATAGAAGAGCAAGAACCAAAATAATCTaggaattaattatttataGCTGGAAACCAGGAGTAGTAGATAATGaaataaagattaaattatACATTATAtgttattttaggaaaaaataaattcaaactaAAATTGTAATACTTTTCAGTCTGCTACTGCAACATTGGGAAACACTTATTTATGGAAGATCTTACGTTACTTAAGTCTGCTATTTCCTTCTGAAGGACAGCATAACATTCCTCTTAAATCGGATGTACACATTCAGAATGAGAGTGTGACCTTCCAGACCATGAAAGATAATGTCCAACATACAAGTTTGTTTACATGTGGTGTT of Falco cherrug isolate bFalChe1 chromosome 2, bFalChe1.pri, whole genome shotgun sequence contains these proteins:
- the LOC114015354 gene encoding protein mono-ADP-ribosyltransferase PARP4-like, whose product is MLVFQPESETAFEEEHLSSEILILLDCWNSMAGSALQQAKQIDLCVLRLCGFRQRVNVVKFVTRQHNIPLKSDVHIQNESVTFQTMKDNVQHTSLFTCGVGLKWKIKATAVDCYSSATVHTLHKGIERDSFQNTDEIA